One segment of Paenibacillus rhizovicinus DNA contains the following:
- a CDS encoding phosphotransferase family protein yields the protein MKSMRFDSLTIQAIFDKHSLGRIDRIEYSDRGIVNPCVFINDNYVVRVNARDVELPKFDNEQQALQMMKSEGIPVPDVYVFDNSHDHLPYEILITSKMPGIDMWKALETADAESTIKLAYDSGVLLAKIHAIQQDKFGELALSSANRYGSWQEYLVTGMKQRTNRCLKLGIVTPEEAGRYVGVFERATRLFSGIAAASLVHNDYHFANVLCADGEITAILDMEWSIAGDPEFDFKSLNPKDVFADAWEMQQAFMAGYSTLRKLSPLFDTKQLYYQLFETVELISVAYLHWGEESYQRFKASAKSWLEQIEAAWSTGD from the coding sequence ATGAAATCTATGAGATTTGATAGCTTAACGATTCAAGCGATCTTCGATAAGCATAGTCTCGGACGAATTGATCGTATCGAATATTCGGATCGGGGGATCGTGAATCCTTGTGTTTTTATTAACGATAATTATGTAGTAAGAGTAAATGCTAGAGACGTGGAACTCCCGAAATTCGACAATGAGCAGCAAGCGCTTCAAATGATGAAATCCGAAGGCATACCGGTTCCGGATGTTTATGTATTTGATAACAGCCATGACCATTTACCGTATGAAATATTGATTACAAGCAAGATGCCGGGCATTGATATGTGGAAAGCGTTGGAGACGGCTGACGCTGAATCAACAATCAAGTTGGCCTATGACTCGGGCGTTTTGCTTGCCAAAATTCATGCCATTCAACAAGATAAGTTTGGAGAGCTCGCCCTCTCGTCTGCTAATCGATATGGCAGCTGGCAGGAGTATTTGGTAACAGGCATGAAGCAAAGAACCAATCGTTGCCTGAAGCTTGGAATTGTAACTCCCGAGGAAGCCGGGCGTTATGTCGGCGTATTCGAGAGAGCGACTAGATTGTTCAGTGGAATAGCGGCAGCATCGTTGGTCCACAACGATTATCACTTTGCGAACGTACTGTGCGCAGACGGAGAGATTACGGCTATTCTAGATATGGAGTGGTCGATTGCCGGCGATCCGGAGTTCGACTTCAAATCCCTGAATCCCAAGGATGTATTCGCGGATGCATGGGAGATGCAGCAGGCATTCATGGCAGGTTATTCAACCCTGCGCAAGCTGTCACCTTTATTCGATACCAAGCAGCTCTATTATCAGCTCTTTGAAACAGTCGAGCTCATTTCGGTGGCCTATCTGCATTGGGGAGAGGAATCCTACCAGAGGTTCAAAGCTAGCGCCAAGTCATGGTTGGAGCAGATTGAAGCTGCATGGTCAACAGGAGACTAG
- a CDS encoding aminoglycoside phosphotransferase family protein: protein MENTSALGEISTVLQSRYGCKLVRLNGGYTNMTFLLEGTSPLLVAKVTGLLYPDTLNEISSLNLLVKSGITPIIHDVLDIANLSIVLMEYRIGENGQSILDSGNLDRMKIVYKKLGQFLASRIHSKPLADSDHGIRRSNIENLKLNLEAEFVPENLISQSRIVLSSIDVNEQNWVLTHGDYGPHNILTDDKNNFSVLDWEWAEWGNPLNDVAWVCWFTKLHYPLLAPILNRTFIDEYILHNPMPITPNQLKACSLYKAWNVIYRVRDATPEVKKEWLRRLEWTLNSDFSYVVS, encoded by the coding sequence ATGGAAAATACATCAGCGCTTGGTGAAATAAGTACAGTTTTACAATCCAGGTATGGTTGTAAATTGGTACGACTAAACGGTGGATATACTAATATGACGTTTTTATTGGAGGGAACTAGCCCCTTATTAGTAGCAAAGGTAACAGGGCTACTGTATCCTGATACTTTGAATGAGATCAGTTCATTGAATCTTCTCGTAAAATCGGGAATTACCCCCATCATCCATGACGTACTTGATATCGCTAATTTGAGCATCGTATTGATGGAGTACAGAATAGGGGAAAATGGTCAGTCGATCTTGGACTCAGGTAATTTAGATCGAATGAAGATTGTTTATAAGAAACTGGGTCAATTTCTTGCTTCTCGAATTCATTCGAAACCGCTAGCTGACAGCGATCATGGGATTCGTAGGAGTAATATTGAAAACCTAAAATTAAATCTAGAGGCAGAATTCGTACCTGAAAACCTGATTAGTCAATCAAGAATTGTTCTGTCAAGCATAGATGTTAACGAACAGAACTGGGTTTTAACTCATGGTGATTACGGTCCACATAACATTTTGACTGATGATAAAAATAATTTCAGTGTCTTAGACTGGGAATGGGCTGAGTGGGGAAATCCGCTAAACGATGTGGCTTGGGTCTGTTGGTTCACAAAACTTCACTATCCCTTACTAGCACCAATCTTGAATAGAACGTTTATCGACGAATATATCTTGCATAACCCTATGCCTATTACTCCGAATCAACTTAAAGCATGTAGTTTGTATAAGGCGTGGAATGTAATTTATAGAGTTCGTGATGCAACTCCAGAAGTGAAAAAGGAATGGTTACGACGTTTAGAATGGACTCTTAACAGTGATTTTTCATATGTGGTAAGTTGA
- a CDS encoding YetF domain-containing protein has protein sequence MIAQGIIEKTIWRAIAAVALFLAVLIVLELFEIRYGRFQNLITGEAVVVIRDGQLNRPALRKLRTTVNQLEMRLRQLGISSIDDIKQGAIETNGEPGYGLTEAAKPVTKQDLEVLFNRIAALEVVRNGD, from the coding sequence TTGATCGCGCAAGGGATTATCGAGAAAACGATCTGGCGGGCGATTGCAGCGGTCGCTTTGTTTCTAGCCGTGCTGATCGTTTTGGAACTATTTGAAATTCGCTACGGCAGGTTTCAAAATCTGATCACGGGAGAGGCTGTTGTTGTCATCCGAGATGGCCAATTGAATAGGCCGGCATTGCGGAAGCTCCGCACTACGGTGAATCAACTTGAGATGCGGCTTCGCCAACTAGGCATCTCCTCTATAGACGATATCAAGCAGGGAGCCATTGAGACGAACGGCGAGCCGGGCTATGGGCTTACGGAGGCGGCCAAACCTGTAACCAAACAGGATCTGGAGGTATTGTTTAACCGGATCGCGGCGCTAGAGGTTGTGAGGAATGGTGATTAA
- a CDS encoding IS3 family transposase: MVTNLESGGLQSKHIVIDELKSKRTVKELCAYLGISRSGYYSYLNRKDHDPDEDLKNKIKAIYEQRDKTVGYRRIQDELSRQYGLIVNHKKVLRLMQELGIKAIIRRKYVHRTSYEAAVSDGRIAANMLQRNFKADKPNQKWVTDVTQYRVFDERIYLSAIKDLWNNEIVGYHISRHNDNPLVLETFRKAFEKHKDVTGLIVHSDQGSQYTSHAYHDMLPQVGAQISMSRRGNCYDNASMESFFSHLKVEALYPYDIRSIDEAQRRIEEYIRFYNEDRAQRKLNKLTPVEYRRQLVA; the protein is encoded by the coding sequence GTGGTTACAAATCTTGAATCGGGAGGGCTGCAAAGCAAACACATCGTCATCGACGAGTTGAAAAGTAAACGAACTGTCAAGGAATTGTGTGCATATCTGGGGATCAGTCGAAGTGGTTACTACTCCTATCTAAACCGCAAAGACCACGATCCTGATGAAGATCTGAAGAACAAAATCAAAGCCATCTACGAACAGCGCGACAAGACTGTAGGGTACCGCCGCATACAGGATGAACTATCTCGTCAATATGGCCTCATAGTGAACCATAAGAAAGTATTACGCTTGATGCAGGAGCTTGGCATAAAAGCGATTATACGTCGTAAATATGTCCATCGAACAAGCTATGAAGCAGCTGTTTCAGATGGCAGAATAGCAGCAAACATGTTACAAAGAAACTTTAAGGCGGATAAACCCAATCAAAAATGGGTAACAGATGTGACGCAATATCGCGTATTCGATGAGAGAATTTACTTATCGGCGATCAAGGATTTGTGGAACAACGAAATCGTCGGATACCACATCAGTCGTCACAATGACAATCCGCTTGTGCTAGAGACGTTTAGGAAGGCGTTTGAAAAACATAAAGACGTGACTGGGCTGATCGTTCACAGCGATCAAGGAAGCCAGTACACGTCCCATGCTTACCACGACATGCTGCCACAGGTTGGCGCCCAAATCAGCATGTCACGCCGAGGCAATTGTTATGACAATGCCTCAATGGAGAGCTTCTTCTCTCATCTGAAAGTAGAAGCACTCTACCCTTATGATATACGATCCATCGATGAGGCACAAAGAAGAATTGAGGAATACATCCGCTTTTACAATGAAGATAGGGCTCAACGAAAACTAAACAAGCTGACTCCGGTCGAATACCGGCGTCAGCTTGTTGCCTAG
- a CDS encoding helix-turn-helix domain-containing protein, translating into MAIKGQKFHHYPESIKVEAIRLHVEERWSYSRITAHLEIQDKDRVKRWMRKYREKGVSAFEDRRGNPHRDETKQERELKRLYMEVEVLKKWLQILNREGCKANTSSSTS; encoded by the coding sequence ATGGCGATTAAAGGACAAAAATTTCATCATTATCCGGAATCGATTAAGGTTGAGGCTATTCGACTGCATGTTGAGGAACGTTGGAGTTACAGTCGGATTACAGCACATTTGGAAATTCAGGATAAGGATCGAGTGAAGCGCTGGATGAGGAAGTATCGCGAAAAGGGAGTCTCTGCATTCGAGGACAGACGAGGTAACCCACATCGAGATGAAACGAAGCAAGAACGTGAGCTCAAGCGGCTCTACATGGAGGTTGAGGTGCTAAAAAAGTGGTTACAAATCTTGAATCGGGAGGGCTGCAAAGCAAACACATCGTCATCGACGAGTTGA
- a CDS encoding GH25 family lysozyme, with amino-acid sequence MQARSDSNVKVIDVSHYQGTIDWKKAHADGVMGAFIKASEGTGITDSAFATNAVNAPAAGLRVGFYHYSHPEKNDAKSEAAYFASVVAGRKADFPHVLDVEGQASQVPSDKLTDWCVQWLKEVTRLTGHDTMVYTGASFAKSYLGKSLGAWPLWVAHYGVDQPMANDTWDEWAVFQYTSSGSVKGINGNVDMNAMEKAFYDHYSGVVVVKPINVEDTIKVVVNDVLVAYGRNVNGSVYAPLRQLGESMGATVTWDPVTQMPYVNGTPVAQFILFNGSAYVSVRAAALFLGGTVTWDGKTQKVYIYY; translated from the coding sequence ATGCAAGCACGAAGCGACAGTAATGTAAAGGTCATCGACGTCTCTCATTATCAAGGCACGATCGATTGGAAGAAGGCGCACGCGGACGGCGTCATGGGCGCGTTTATCAAAGCGTCCGAAGGCACGGGGATCACGGATTCGGCGTTCGCCACCAACGCGGTCAATGCGCCCGCAGCCGGGCTGCGCGTTGGATTCTACCATTACAGTCATCCGGAGAAGAACGACGCGAAGTCCGAAGCGGCTTATTTCGCCTCCGTCGTTGCCGGCCGCAAAGCGGATTTCCCGCATGTCCTGGACGTCGAGGGTCAAGCTTCGCAAGTCCCTTCCGACAAGCTGACGGATTGGTGCGTGCAATGGCTGAAGGAAGTTACCCGGCTGACGGGTCATGATACGATGGTCTATACCGGAGCCAGCTTCGCCAAGAGTTACTTGGGCAAATCGCTCGGCGCTTGGCCGCTATGGGTTGCCCACTACGGCGTCGACCAGCCGATGGCCAACGATACGTGGGACGAATGGGCGGTCTTCCAATATACGTCGTCCGGCTCCGTGAAGGGCATCAACGGCAACGTGGACATGAATGCGATGGAGAAAGCGTTCTATGACCACTATTCCGGCGTCGTCGTCGTGAAGCCGATCAATGTCGAGGACACGATCAAGGTCGTCGTCAACGACGTGCTCGTGGCTTACGGACGGAACGTGAACGGATCGGTATACGCGCCGCTGCGGCAGCTTGGCGAATCGATGGGCGCTACCGTCACTTGGGATCCCGTTACGCAGATGCCCTATGTCAACGGAACCCCGGTCGCGCAATTCATTCTATTCAACGGTTCGGCCTACGTCAGCGTTCGCGCCGCAGCCTTGTTCCTTGGCGGCACGGTGACCTGGGACGGGAAGACGCAGAAGGTTTATATTTACTATTAG
- a CDS encoding helix-turn-helix domain-containing protein — protein sequence MKLLDLYRSRKYFVRLVISFALLGSIILIVFGTLFYSYAQNSAMKLQQESTSKVLKQVNYNIDNLYDTVLNFTVSTFSDRDISVLMQNKDMDIFDLYNRLQKFDYMVNSNLFLDSIVIYNAHNGCYYISPQSVPVQCMDGRQSNILMQYRSLQANIPDMKFFPFVATENGITRTVLTLFKQESGSILMVNVKPQWLFDNVRAINDLADSALGEVMMFDADSNLLAMDTDDAVDGDTKLAIIRQIDAKKVPEGNFTLGSGSSKKIVMYSTSSTTGWRIVGMQSYKVAFGGLDKIRTFLYTLLGCFIVLTLFASTFISMKLYKPIGSLMQSLRAVPGRLDGVGSGKDELAFLTNFNHRMLEEMAKLELGNKASESIARDYFLRRLLIERQRMSGEEFSEQVRLHGLKLTEADGTYLVCLLRTDNQGKGKTSELHKFAMQNIAEEMFHPFAVVENVMLGNEFVTLLLSVPQADEQRLDELPRAIAKLQDVVHNYYHIGLCASISSAVRHHDNLPAAYEQALMLSEYRMIYGRTAVITSELVAVNERSEETQLDDQLEKKWLESIRTANMKNIEPQLVKMFKRLSDFRIDHLLQSLQYLTAITINQLKEMNVDGTHAVKASLLSFNRRVMEQETLDDVLLQYIDLFGKATEPRQTSTDDKNRVLAAALKEAIEKHYSDPNLSLQFLATKLKMSKAHLSKVYKQCENESLNDYINKVRIMQAVSELQNTDATIAQIMFNVGFVSESYFYKIFKQTLGVTPREFRTNHVLNKG from the coding sequence ATGAAACTATTAGATCTTTATCGGTCACGGAAATATTTCGTGCGGCTGGTTATCTCCTTTGCCCTGCTTGGTTCGATCATTCTGATCGTGTTCGGCACGCTGTTTTATTCCTACGCCCAGAACAGCGCCATGAAGCTGCAGCAGGAATCGACCAGCAAAGTACTGAAGCAGGTCAACTATAATATCGATAATTTGTACGACACCGTGTTGAATTTCACCGTATCGACGTTCTCGGACCGCGACATTTCCGTCCTTATGCAGAACAAGGACATGGATATTTTCGACTTGTACAATCGGCTGCAGAAGTTCGATTACATGGTCAATTCTAACCTGTTCCTCGATTCCATCGTAATCTACAATGCGCATAACGGATGCTACTACATATCGCCGCAATCGGTGCCGGTTCAATGCATGGACGGCCGGCAATCCAATATATTGATGCAGTACCGAAGCCTGCAAGCCAACATCCCGGACATGAAGTTCTTCCCGTTCGTCGCGACGGAGAACGGGATTACGCGCACGGTGCTGACGTTGTTCAAGCAGGAGTCGGGAAGCATTCTGATGGTCAACGTCAAGCCGCAATGGCTGTTCGATAACGTGCGCGCGATCAACGACCTGGCCGACAGCGCGCTCGGCGAAGTCATGATGTTCGATGCGGACAGCAATCTGCTTGCCATGGACACGGATGATGCGGTCGATGGCGATACGAAACTGGCCATTATCCGGCAAATCGACGCCAAGAAGGTGCCGGAAGGCAATTTCACGCTCGGAAGCGGGAGCAGCAAGAAAATCGTCATGTACAGCACGTCGTCCACGACCGGCTGGAGGATTGTCGGCATGCAGTCGTATAAGGTCGCTTTCGGCGGACTGGACAAGATTCGCACGTTCTTGTACACGCTGCTCGGCTGCTTCATCGTCCTGACGCTGTTCGCTTCGACGTTCATCTCCATGAAGCTGTATAAACCGATCGGCAGCCTGATGCAATCGCTGCGGGCGGTTCCCGGAAGGCTTGACGGCGTGGGCAGCGGCAAGGACGAGCTGGCTTTCCTGACCAACTTCAATCATCGGATGCTGGAGGAAATGGCGAAGCTGGAGCTGGGCAACAAAGCGTCCGAAAGCATTGCGCGGGACTACTTCCTCCGCCGGCTGCTGATCGAACGGCAGCGGATGAGCGGGGAGGAGTTCTCGGAGCAGGTCCGGCTGCACGGACTGAAGCTGACGGAAGCGGACGGTACGTATCTCGTCTGTCTGCTCCGCACCGACAACCAGGGGAAGGGAAAGACGTCCGAGCTGCATAAATTCGCCATGCAAAATATTGCCGAAGAAATGTTTCATCCATTCGCGGTCGTCGAGAACGTAATGCTCGGCAACGAATTCGTCACGCTGCTATTGTCCGTGCCCCAAGCGGACGAGCAGCGGCTGGACGAGCTGCCGCGGGCGATCGCGAAGCTGCAGGATGTCGTGCACAATTACTATCATATCGGGCTATGCGCTTCGATAAGCTCCGCCGTTCGCCATCACGACAATTTGCCTGCGGCGTACGAGCAGGCACTCATGCTTTCCGAATACCGGATGATCTACGGACGGACAGCCGTGATCACTTCGGAGCTGGTGGCCGTGAACGAGCGCAGCGAGGAGACGCAGCTGGACGATCAGCTGGAGAAGAAGTGGCTCGAGTCGATCCGCACGGCGAATATGAAGAACATCGAGCCGCAGCTGGTGAAGATGTTCAAGCGGCTGTCGGACTTCCGCATCGATCATCTGCTGCAATCGCTGCAATATTTGACGGCGATCACGATCAATCAATTGAAGGAAATGAACGTGGACGGCACGCACGCGGTCAAGGCATCGCTGCTTTCCTTTAACCGCCGGGTGATGGAGCAGGAGACGCTGGACGACGTGCTTCTGCAATACATCGATTTGTTCGGGAAGGCGACGGAGCCGCGGCAGACGAGCACCGACGACAAGAACCGGGTGTTGGCGGCGGCGCTCAAGGAAGCGATCGAGAAGCATTATTCGGACCCGAATTTGAGCTTGCAGTTCCTGGCGACGAAGCTCAAGATGAGCAAGGCGCATCTCAGCAAAGTGTACAAGCAGTGCGAGAACGAGTCGCTGAACGATTACATCAACAAAGTGCGGATCATGCAAGCCGTATCCGAGCTGCAGAACACCGATGCCACGATCGCCCAGATTATGTTCAACGTCGGATTCGTCAGCGAAAGCTATTTCTACAAGATCTTCAAACAGACGCTCGGCGTGACGCCGCGTGAATTCCGGACGAATCATGTTTTGAACAAGGGATGA
- a CDS encoding ABC transporter permease yields the protein MQWLAREWKHVKKNRELLLLSLPGFIYKFIFYYLPLVGLVIAFQNYNYTKGLFGSKWVGLHNFKFFFTSDLAWRVTRNTIFYNVAFIVLTTVFALVMALLLNELSKRWFKVHQTVMFLPYFLSWVVVGYIATGFFDYQHGALNTVLASFGVDPTNWYQKASYWPTIMIVVQLWKAVGFQALIYYAGIIAIDPSYYEAARIDGATKWQMIRKITLPLLTPLVVILLIMAVGSIFRADFGLFYYVPNDSSFLYPVTDVIDTYVVRSLRTIGDVSMSTAVGFYQSVVGLVLVLVTNYIIKKINEENALW from the coding sequence ATGCAGTGGCTTGCACGAGAGTGGAAGCATGTCAAGAAGAACAGGGAGCTGCTGCTGCTAAGTCTCCCGGGCTTCATTTACAAATTCATTTTTTATTATTTACCGCTGGTGGGCCTTGTGATTGCATTCCAGAACTATAACTACACGAAGGGCTTGTTCGGAAGCAAATGGGTCGGCCTGCACAATTTCAAATTTTTCTTCACTTCCGATTTGGCATGGCGGGTGACGCGCAACACGATCTTCTATAATGTCGCGTTCATCGTCCTGACCACGGTCTTCGCGCTGGTCATGGCGCTGCTGCTGAACGAATTGTCCAAACGCTGGTTTAAGGTGCATCAGACGGTCATGTTCTTGCCCTACTTCTTATCGTGGGTCGTCGTCGGTTACATCGCGACTGGATTTTTCGATTATCAGCACGGCGCGCTGAATACGGTGCTTGCATCGTTCGGCGTCGATCCGACGAATTGGTATCAGAAAGCGAGCTATTGGCCGACCATTATGATCGTCGTGCAGCTGTGGAAGGCAGTCGGCTTTCAGGCGCTCATTTACTATGCCGGCATTATCGCCATCGACCCGAGTTATTACGAAGCCGCCCGCATCGACGGCGCGACCAAGTGGCAGATGATTCGCAAGATCACGCTTCCGCTTCTGACTCCGCTCGTCGTCATCCTGTTAATCATGGCGGTAGGCAGCATTTTCCGCGCGGACTTCGGCTTGTTCTACTACGTGCCGAACGATTCGAGCTTCTTGTACCCGGTCACGGACGTTATCGATACGTACGTGGTAAGGTCGTTGCGAACCATCGGCGACGTCAGCATGTCGACCGCGGTAGGATTCTACCAATCCGTCGTCGGTTTGGTTCTGGTCTTGGTCACGAACTATATCATCAAAAAAATCAACGAAGAAAACGCGCTCTGGTAG
- a CDS encoding carbohydrate ABC transporter permease — protein MKQTLNSGRAIVNLIFCVFSIAMIIPFLLVISISLSDEQSLIEHGYKWFPEKFSTLGYQVMLHSSHAIVHAYGITILITVVGSLAGLLLTAMTAYTISRKDFRYRKPMTFYVFFTMLFQGGIVPVYILMTRYLHLRNSIWALILPLLISPFYVMIMKGFLGKIPGEIIESVKVDGASEWRIFFQIILPLSKPALVTVGLMLAFGYWNDWFNGLLFIDDPNKVPLQLLLYRNMNAIEFLKTTAIAQQLNIDVSKLPSLSSRMAMTILAAGPMMIVFPFFQRYFVGGLTVGAIKE, from the coding sequence ATGAAGCAAACGCTCAATAGCGGACGAGCAATAGTGAACCTGATCTTCTGCGTGTTCTCGATCGCGATGATCATTCCGTTCCTCCTCGTCATCTCGATTTCACTGTCCGACGAACAGTCGCTCATCGAGCATGGCTACAAATGGTTTCCCGAGAAGTTCAGCACGCTCGGTTATCAAGTCATGCTTCACTCTTCGCACGCCATCGTTCATGCTTACGGCATCACGATCCTGATCACGGTCGTCGGTTCGCTGGCGGGATTGCTGTTGACGGCGATGACGGCTTATACGATCTCGCGCAAAGACTTTCGCTATCGGAAGCCGATGACGTTCTATGTGTTCTTCACCATGTTGTTCCAGGGGGGCATCGTCCCCGTATATATCCTGATGACCAGATATTTGCATCTGCGCAATTCGATTTGGGCGCTTATCCTGCCGCTCTTGATCAGCCCGTTCTACGTGATGATCATGAAAGGGTTTCTGGGCAAGATCCCCGGCGAAATCATCGAATCGGTGAAAGTCGACGGGGCGAGCGAATGGCGGATTTTCTTCCAGATCATCCTCCCGCTCTCGAAACCGGCGCTTGTCACGGTCGGCCTGATGCTGGCATTCGGCTACTGGAACGACTGGTTCAACGGTCTGCTCTTCATCGACGACCCGAACAAGGTGCCGTTGCAGCTGCTGCTTTACCGCAATATGAATGCGATTGAGTTTCTGAAAACCACGGCCATCGCGCAGCAGCTCAATATAGACGTATCCAAGCTGCCGAGCCTGTCCTCGAGGATGGCGATGACCATTCTGGCTGCAGGGCCGATGATGATTGTATTCCCGTTCTTCCAACGTTATTTCGTAGGCGGATTAACCGTTGGGGCCATAAAGGAATAA
- a CDS encoding ABC transporter substrate-binding protein encodes MVNSSVGKKLWGSALVACLMFGLTACGSNSDNSNSGNAANAGNAANAGNATNNAANKGNAANASNNANATDASSDAAKLDPVTLTWYYLGPAGQADIGSVEDAVNKITQEKINATVKLKPIDGGEYNQRMNTIAASGEAYDISWTANWLFDYVGNANKGVFLPLDDLLDKYGAELKASLPEFMWEQVKVGGKIYGVPNYQSVTGREGYVFPQEIIDKYKLDLSTVKKFEDITPMLDTIKKAEPKQSPIVMDRNGMFGYLINSQGIDSIPVTSQNPVGFYNTDDSVKLFNVYATPEFKHYTEVVRDWYQKGYINPDAPTNKSVDDVTKAGQGYITYSNGLNPGSEVSMSNNRYNAKPVVFAPLTNFLISSNPGIATVNSISANSKNPERAMMFLNLVNTDKDLYNLLSFGIEGKHYTKVNDNTIKAIPDSGYNNNNPWVFGDTFNGYLQDGQAADTFDVQKQTNDSATPTKIVGFKFDTSSLTAEIANVQSVLDEYMPGLSTGAVDPAKKLPDMLDRLQKAGLDKIVAEAQKQVDAWKANK; translated from the coding sequence ATGGTTAATTCGTCAGTGGGCAAAAAATTATGGGGCTCGGCTTTGGTTGCGTGCCTGATGTTCGGCCTAACGGCATGCGGAAGCAATTCGGACAACTCGAATTCCGGCAACGCAGCGAATGCAGGCAATGCAGCGAATGCGGGCAACGCAACGAACAACGCGGCGAACAAAGGCAACGCTGCGAATGCATCGAATAACGCGAATGCAACCGATGCATCCTCGGACGCCGCGAAGCTCGATCCGGTCACGTTGACGTGGTACTACCTCGGACCTGCGGGGCAAGCCGATATCGGCTCGGTCGAAGATGCCGTCAACAAAATCACGCAAGAGAAAATCAACGCGACGGTCAAACTGAAACCGATCGACGGCGGCGAGTACAATCAACGCATGAACACGATCGCGGCTTCCGGCGAAGCCTACGATATCAGCTGGACGGCGAACTGGCTGTTCGACTACGTCGGCAACGCCAACAAAGGCGTATTCCTGCCGCTCGACGACCTGCTGGACAAATACGGCGCCGAGCTCAAAGCATCCCTGCCCGAATTCATGTGGGAGCAAGTAAAAGTAGGCGGCAAGATTTACGGCGTACCGAACTACCAGAGCGTAACCGGCCGCGAAGGCTACGTCTTCCCGCAGGAAATCATCGATAAATACAAGCTGGATCTCTCGACGGTCAAGAAATTCGAAGACATCACGCCGATGCTCGACACGATCAAGAAGGCCGAGCCGAAACAATCGCCGATCGTCATGGACCGCAACGGCATGTTCGGTTACCTGATCAATTCCCAAGGCATCGACTCGATTCCGGTCACGAGCCAGAACCCGGTCGGCTTCTACAACACGGATGATTCGGTCAAGCTGTTCAACGTGTATGCTACGCCGGAATTCAAGCACTACACGGAAGTCGTTCGCGACTGGTACCAGAAGGGTTACATCAATCCGGACGCGCCGACGAACAAATCGGTTGACGACGTGACGAAGGCCGGCCAAGGTTACATCACGTACTCGAACGGTCTGAACCCGGGCTCCGAAGTGTCCATGTCGAACAACCGCTATAACGCCAAGCCGGTCGTGTTCGCACCGCTCACGAACTTCCTGATCAGCTCCAATCCTGGTATTGCCACGGTTAACTCGATCAGCGCGAACTCCAAGAACCCCGAGCGCGCCATGATGTTCCTGAACCTGGTCAACACGGACAAAGATCTCTACAACCTGCTGTCGTTCGGCATCGAAGGCAAGCACTATACGAAAGTCAACGACAACACGATTAAAGCGATTCCGGACAGCGGCTACAACAACAACAATCCATGGGTATTCGGCGATACGTTCAACGGCTACCTGCAAGACGGCCAAGCGGCTGACACGTTCGACGTACAGAAGCAAACGAACGATTCCGCGACGCCAACGAAGATCGTCGGCTTCAAATTCGACACGAGCAGCCTGACGGCGGAAATCGCCAACGTGCAATCCGTTCTCGACGAGTACATGCCAGGTCTGAGCACCGGCGCTGTCGACCCTGCGAAGAAGCTGCCTGACATGCTCGACCGTCTGCAAAAAGCGGGCCTCGACAAAATCGTTGCCGAAGCGCAGAAGCAAGTCGACGCTTGGAAAGCGAACAAGTAA